From Malaya genurostris strain Urasoe2022 chromosome 2, Malgen_1.1, whole genome shotgun sequence:
CTTGAAATGCCAACCAGAGTACCTAGGAGAAGATCGTGGTTTGAAGCTGCGGGATTATCAGATGGACGGACTGAACTGGTTGATTCTTACCTGGTGCAAGGAAAATTCTGTTATTCTAGCGGATGAAATGGGGTTGGGTAAAACAATTCAAACCATTTGTTTCCTGTACTATCTGTACACGGCCCAGCAGTGTTACGGACCATTCCTATGCGTTGTACCGCTTAGTACGATGACTGCATGGCAGCGTGAATTTGCCATTTGGGCTCCGGATATGAATGTAGTCACCTACCTCGGCGACGTCCCCTCTAGAGAAATCATCCGACAGTATGAATGGTGCTTTGAAAGCAAcaaaaaactcaaattcaatGCCATTCTCACCACCTACGAGATTCTGCTGAAAGACAAAACTTTCCTAGGGAGTATCAACTGGGCAGCGTTGCTGGTTGATGAAGCTCATCGGTTGAAAAACGACGATTCCTTGCTGTACAAAGCGTTGGAAGAGTTCGACACTAACTATCGATTGTTGATCACCGGAACTCCGTTGCAGAACTCACTGAAAGAATTGTGGGCGCTTCTGCACTTCATTATGCCCAACAAGTTTGATTCCTGGGAAGCTTTCGAGCGTAATTATGGTAATACCACCAATGATAAATCGTACACAAAGCTTCACAAGGAACTGGAACCGTACATCCTAAGGCGAGTGAAAAAGGATGTGGAGAAAAGTCTTCCGGCAAAAGTGGAGCAGATACTTCGGGTCGAAATGACGTCGGTGCAGCGACAGTATTATCGATGGATACTGACGAAGAATTTCGATGCCCTGCGGAAGGGGATGAAGGGCTCTATTAATACATTCCTGAACATTGTGATTGAGTTGAAAAAGTGCTGCAACCATGCTCTTTTGACGAGACCCACAGAATTTGAAACGCAAACGGCAGCTAGTCAAGATGATGTGGTTGTACAACTGCTGAAAGGTTCTGGTAAGCTAGTTTTGTTGGATAAACTGCTGTGTCGTTTGAAGGAAACCGGTCATCGTGTGTTAATTTTCTCACAAATGGTACGAATGTTGGACATTTTGGCGGAATATTTGCAGAAGCGACACTTTTCATTCCAACGTTTGGATGGCAGCATCAAGGGAGAGATTAGAAAGCAAGCGCTGGATCATTTCAATGCCGAAGGTTCGACTGATTTCTGCTTCCTGCTTTCGACACGTGCCGGTGGTTTGGGTATCAACTTGGCCACCGCAGACACGGTAAtcattttcgattcggattggAATCCACAGAATGATTTACAAGCGCAAGCTCGAGCACATCGTATCGGGCAAAAAAATCAGGTCAATATCTATCGGTTGGTAACAGCCCGATCCGTAGAAGAGGATATTGTCGAACGGGCCAAAAAGAAGATGGTGCTGGATCACTTGGTAATACAGCGAATGGACACAACGGGTCGGACGGTGCTAGATAAAAATGGCGCCAACAACACGACTAATCCTTTCAATAAGGATGAACTTTctgcaattttgaaatttgGCGCAGAAGAACTGTTCAAAGAGGACGAAGACGGAGACGATGAACTGGTATGTGATATTGATGAGATTCTCAAGCGGGCTGAAACGAGAGACGAAGCACCCGGAATGCCTGGTGATGAGTTGTTGTCGGCATTCAACGTGACTACGTTTGACTTCGATGAAGAAAAGGAAACTTCGGCGATTAGGAAACCTGTGAAGCCACCGAACGAAGCGGACCAGGATTGTGATACAAAGGATTGGGATGAAATCATTCCTCAAAACTACCGCGAACGGATAGAGGCAGAAGAGCGAAACAAGGAATTGAATGATTTGTATCTTCCACCTAGACGAAAAACTTTGCAGCAACTGAACCAAGCAAATGAAGAAGGTGGTGGCAAGAAACGCAAGAAACGACAGACTGAAGATGAGAGTGGCGACGATTCAGATGCCAGTGAGGAAGGTAAATCTAGTAAAAAAGCAGGCGGACGAGGAAGACCTTCCAATAAAGAGAAGATTACGGGTTTCACCGATACCGAACTGAGGAGATTTATAAAGAGCTATAAAAAATTCCCGGCTCCGTTGAAGCGATTGGAAGCAATTGCTATGGATTCTGAACTGCAGGAAAAACCACTGTCGGATTTGAAACGGGTTGGCGAACTTCTCCAGGAACGGTGTGTGCAATTTATGGAACATTCgaaagaaaacgaagaaaaagaaaagaatTCAGCGGAAGAAAAAGTCAAACGAGGCCCCCGAGCTGCATTTTCTATTCGTTTTGGGGGCGTATCTTTCAACGTCAAAACCTTGTTACAGTGCGTGGAAGAACTTCAACCACTGGATGATGTGCTGCCTGCAAACCCAGAGGAACGTTCGCGTTGGCAACTCGGCATTAAAACCCGACCAGCAAACTTCGATGTTGACTGGACCACCGAGGACGATTCTCGATTGTTACGAGGAATTTATCAGTTTGGTATAGGCTCGTGGGAGGCAATGAAAATGGAAGATTCGTTAAGTCTCAGCGACAAAATTTTGTCTAACGATACGGAGAAAAAGCCTCAGGCGAAACACCTTCAATCTCGTGCGGAATATCTGCTGAAGATCATTCGAAAGAATCTCGAGCTGAAAAAAGGTGTAGGCAAGAAACCTCGAAGGCAGCGGAAACCACGTTGCGAGAATAAAGTGATCTCAGCCGAAACCGTCCAATCACCTTTATCGGTTAACGAATTCGACGCAAATGAGGGTTCGTCAGCGGAGGACAAAAAGATTTCCGTTCCAGCTAAAATCAAGAAACTTTCCGAATCGGATTCGCATCATCACGACCACGAAACAAATTCCAACGGTCCAAAAGATGATCATAAAGAGCAACCCAAAGGAAAGAAGGAGCGTAAAAAACGAGAAAAAGCGAAAGATACCAAGAAGGACAAGAAAAAGAACACGGGTCCAATGCATTTTACCGCCAACAACGAGCCGTGTGCGTTGAACATCATCGGAGATCTGGATCCAAGCGTGTTCAATGAGTGCAAAGAAAAAATGAGACCAGTGAAAAAGGCCCTCAAAACATTGGACAATCCAGATCAGACACTGCCTCCACAGGAACAGGTAAACCAGACGCGAGCGTGTCTTCTTAGCATCGGCAATCAGATAAATCAGTGTCTGTCGGTGTATAAAGATCCGGAAAAGATCAAAGAATGGCGAAGTAATTTGTGGTATTTCGTTTCTAAATTCACCGAGTTCGACGCCAAAAAGCTTTTCAAACTGTACAAACACGCTCTGAAACGAAGTGAAGGCGATGAAAGTGTAGAAGGAAGTAGTGGGGACAAAAAGAAAGAtcatcaccaccaccatcaccatcaccatcatcatcaccatcacgCGAAGGATGGCACTGGTTCGTCTCAAAATTCTCCCGTGAAAGAAGCCAAAGAGAAAGCCGAAAAAGTCACGAAAAAACTTCCCGGAACCCCGCAAGCCTTGCAAACGTTGGGTAAAATTaagaaaatcaacaaaaaagaTAACGGGCGCAATCGACAAACAACACCGGTCAATACGACACCGCTGGCTGAACAAGTTAAGGAAAAACCCGGTAGTGAACGCCGCGAACGTAAGGATAAAAAACGACAGCTCGGTGCTACGGGAACACCCGACCGGGGTGGTACAGGTCCGGTAGATGTAGACACGCCCCACCGGAAAGAACGCGACCGGTACCTTGGGCAGGATGGCTACAGTAATAGTGAAACGAAAGATGATGGATCACATTCCAAGCGAAAGCTTGAGGAAGGAGAGTTGGATGAGAACAGCAAAGAGTACAAGCGTCTGCATGGGGATGGAAGGTATGCAATTGTTTAGTTATGCTACCATCTTTCGTTATTgatgtaattttcatttttacagACACACTAGAGACCGTGACAATAAATGGGATGACTTTTCGGATCGGGGAGGCATGCGAGGTGGTTTGCCTCGGGGTGGTGCACCGGGTACACCGCAGAGTATGCGCGGTGGAATGTATACCGATGGAGGAGGACGAGTTGCACCGTACCCAGAAGATCGATGGAGTGGTCGTGATAGGTAAGTGAGCGTTTTTCTCTTCCCTAGAACCTGAACAGTATCTAAACTTATATTATTTACTCCCAGATTTAGTGACCATAAACGAGATCGATTTGAAGGTTATAATCGACACCCGCCATCAAACTATCACCGAGATCATCGAGATCGTGATCGCGGTGATCGCCCGTATAAGGATAAACGAAGGTAGTTATTTTTGTATAGTCAATCTAGTCGTAAATTCACGTTGCTATTTTACCTCACAGGTATGCGCCACCACCAGGAGGCTATACCAACAATCATTATGGAATGCCACCAGGCAGCTACTACCCACCGGGAGAAAGCCCGTACCGATACGCGAGCGGCTACGATCGTGGTGGGGGCCCATCAGGGGTTGGGCCTGGCGGCGCAGATTACATGGACTATCGGTCTGGAGGTGGAGGCCGAGGTGATTATGATCGTAGGCCGCCACCACCGGCAAACTCATAACTAGCTTAGCCCGCGCGGAACTCAGAGAAACTCTGTGTGTATGATATAGAATAATTTAACATCTCTGACTATTACGCATAAGGTTCGCGCTATATAACTTGTATATAGTATGCATTCTTCAAAAGTTCTGCTAACTGTAAAAGCAAAACTCGTAGAGCTCGTGAAAGTAGTTTTTTAcaaaagaaatattttaaaattgttaTAATTTATTAAGTCTCCAACATTTGTCGCAAGATGCTCATTATCATAAATATTAGGTCAGTTTATTGTTCACTCGCCTCGTGGAATAAACCAGAATCTAAAAACCATAATGTTTTGTACACATACATGATGAATACCTCATTGTCTCGTCctcgttttgttttttgttcaacGGAATAATCCTGATTAGGGAAGATGCTGTGAACATCGATATCAATCTTCAGTCGAACAATTGCTGAAATTTGCGGTATTGTGCGGTCCGCATTAGGGACTATCAAAAGTTTtcttaaattattttaaataaaacagCGGGCAACAGTGTGGACGAGTGCGAAAGACTGGAAGACTAGAGAAAGTCAGTTCTATACATACTTTAATTTATATAAACCAAGCGTCGGTAAAGTCTATTTCTATTTATagtaagaaaaacaaacacaaaTAATTGTCTCATATGATTAGCAATTTCACATCTTGCGATAGTCTACGTATCATTTACATAGTTCTGTTCGGATCGCTGTGAAAAATAGTTCATAATAGTATGTGAGGAAACGAGCTGCTGTATGGAACGAATGGATGTGATTTCGGGAGAAAAAGGAACTTTCTCAATACGAATAAGCTGTAATAATAGGTTgaccgaaaagagaaaaatgatTGGTTAAAATATAACCAGTAATAAAATCTACAATAATCATACCTCATATTTCTTGATATTAAAACTTACCGAAACTCCCCCTACGATTTACCGTGAAACATTTcgatttaaagatattttttcacCCCATATAccgattatattatattatattatccaTGTAATTCGTCCACATCATAGTcttatattttttgtttatttatttttaagtcACAAAACGACTGGTACGATCTTTTGAAGGTCTGTACAGCTTGTTGGCAGCGATGACGACATTGACATTTATCCTTTTTCTGTACTTCGAtcgaatgcgaaattttgcattctgtatttcgatcgagtgaCGTTTTTGTATGATCAAAAAACAGAATAGTAGTGTTTGAGAAGATGATAGAAAAATACATCGGACTG
This genomic window contains:
- the LOC131428250 gene encoding chromodomain-helicase-DNA-binding protein 1 isoform X1: MSKVTEESENVSNNLPGLKETSHVFERRNYGKLQLKASLVTACRWEGDSLSKEEKSDSENESGNDSHSESGSSDSDSDNGSESSSASSSDNEQNSSNNTSHNDVAHNSVRPEANGNASEVEEEEEESNSNAVHNESKTGDEDESDNDASGATEDQSGLEQNSSPVKDVKSAAGSDHPSESGSEDSGEEQHNSDSEDSGKPSNASQSQEEEEEEQDGSQNSDDEEDQNELSSKSSYDDEDYAANNRRNNARKKAANAQAKRKATAAAPPKKKKKSSRWKSDTSEDSDVSEQDSSDNGTGSYGVRRAAAAAKKRPAPVAKPKAKKKKRAAAYSSDDGSESGEDHSRQGRNRNKTAVSYKEESGEEQTDSEDLLEIDAEQAEAAAAAAAEDEKTETIERIIGQRIGKKSATGAATTCYSIEESGDPNEGVDEKDSENTELQYLIKWTGWSYLHCTWESEETLKDQRVKGMKKLENYIKREKDIEYWREHQAGPEDIDYYECQQELQQDLLKSYYNVERVIAQVEKPEGGTDYLCKWESLPYADSTWEDASLIAKKWNKKLEEFHERENSRRTPSKHCKVIKYRPKFHHLKCQPEYLGEDRGLKLRDYQMDGLNWLILTWCKENSVILADEMGLGKTIQTICFLYYLYTAQQCYGPFLCVVPLSTMTAWQREFAIWAPDMNVVTYLGDVPSREIIRQYEWCFESNKKLKFNAILTTYEILLKDKTFLGSINWAALLVDEAHRLKNDDSLLYKALEEFDTNYRLLITGTPLQNSLKELWALLHFIMPNKFDSWEAFERNYGNTTNDKSYTKLHKELEPYILRRVKKDVEKSLPAKVEQILRVEMTSVQRQYYRWILTKNFDALRKGMKGSINTFLNIVIELKKCCNHALLTRPTEFETQTAASQDDVVVQLLKGSGKLVLLDKLLCRLKETGHRVLIFSQMVRMLDILAEYLQKRHFSFQRLDGSIKGEIRKQALDHFNAEGSTDFCFLLSTRAGGLGINLATADTVIIFDSDWNPQNDLQAQARAHRIGQKNQVNIYRLVTARSVEEDIVERAKKKMVLDHLVIQRMDTTGRTVLDKNGANNTTNPFNKDELSAILKFGAEELFKEDEDGDDELVCDIDEILKRAETRDEAPGMPGDELLSAFNVTTFDFDEEKETSAIRKPVKPPNEADQDCDTKDWDEIIPQNYRERIEAEERNKELNDLYLPPRRKTLQQLNQANEEGGGKKRKKRQTEDESGDDSDASEEGKSSKKAGGRGRPSNKEKITGFTDTELRRFIKSYKKFPAPLKRLEAIAMDSELQEKPLSDLKRVGELLQERCVQFMEHSKENEEKEKNSAEEKVKRGPRAAFSIRFGGVSFNVKTLLQCVEELQPLDDVLPANPEERSRWQLGIKTRPANFDVDWTTEDDSRLLRGIYQFGIGSWEAMKMEDSLSLSDKILSNDTEKKPQAKHLQSRAEYLLKIIRKNLELKKGVGKKPRRQRKPRCENKVISAETVQSPLSVNEFDANEGSSAEDKKISVPAKIKKLSESDSHHHDHETNSNGPKDDHKEQPKGKKERKKREKAKDTKKDKKKNTGPMHFTANNEPCALNIIGDLDPSVFNECKEKMRPVKKALKTLDNPDQTLPPQEQVNQTRACLLSIGNQINQCLSVYKDPEKIKEWRSNLWYFVSKFTEFDAKKLFKLYKHALKRSEGDESVEGSSGDKKKDHHHHHHHHHHHHHHAKDGTGSSQNSPVKEAKEKAEKVTKKLPGTPQALQTLGKIKKINKKDNGRNRQTTPVNTTPLAEQVKEKPGSERRERKDKKRQLGATGTPDRGGTGPVDVDTPHRKERDRYLGQDGYSNSETKDDGSHSKRKLEEGELDENSKEYKRLHGDGRHTRDRDNKWDDFSDRGGMRGGLPRGGAPGTPQSMRGGMYTDGGGRVAPYPEDRWSGRDRFSDHKRDRFEGYNRHPPSNYHRDHRDRDRGDRPYKDKRRYAPPPGGYTNNHYGMPPGSYYPPGESPYRYASGYDRGGGPSGVGPGGADYMDYRSGGGGRGDYDRRPPPPANS
- the LOC131428250 gene encoding chromodomain-helicase-DNA-binding protein 1 isoform X3: MSKSKEEKSDSENESGNDSHSESGSSDSDSDNGSESSSASSSDNEQNSSNNTSHNDVAHNSVRPEANGNASEVEEEEEESNSNAVHNESKTGDEDESDNDASGATEDQSGLEQNSSPVKDVKSAAGSDHPSESGSEDSGEEQHNSDSEDSGKPSNASQSQEEEEEEQDGSQNSDDEEDQNELSSKSSYDDEDYAANNRRNNARKKAANAQAKRKATAAAPPKKKKKSSRWKSDTSEDSDVSEQDSSDNGTGSYGVRRAAAAAKKRPAPVAKPKAKKKKRAAAYSSDDGSESGEDHSRQGRNRNKTAVSYKEESGEEQTDSEDLLEIDAEQAEAAAAAAAEDEKTETIERIIGQRIGKKSATGAATTCYSIEESGDPNEGVDEKDSENTELQYLIKWTGWSYLHCTWESEETLKDQRVKGMKKLENYIKREKDIEYWREHQAGPEDIDYYECQQELQQDLLKSYYNVERVIAQVEKPEGGTDYLCKWESLPYADSTWEDASLIAKKWNKKLEEFHERENSRRTPSKHCKVIKYRPKFHHLKCQPEYLGEDRGLKLRDYQMDGLNWLILTWCKENSVILADEMGLGKTIQTICFLYYLYTAQQCYGPFLCVVPLSTMTAWQREFAIWAPDMNVVTYLGDVPSREIIRQYEWCFESNKKLKFNAILTTYEILLKDKTFLGSINWAALLVDEAHRLKNDDSLLYKALEEFDTNYRLLITGTPLQNSLKELWALLHFIMPNKFDSWEAFERNYGNTTNDKSYTKLHKELEPYILRRVKKDVEKSLPAKVEQILRVEMTSVQRQYYRWILTKNFDALRKGMKGSINTFLNIVIELKKCCNHALLTRPTEFETQTAASQDDVVVQLLKGSGKLVLLDKLLCRLKETGHRVLIFSQMVRMLDILAEYLQKRHFSFQRLDGSIKGEIRKQALDHFNAEGSTDFCFLLSTRAGGLGINLATADTVIIFDSDWNPQNDLQAQARAHRIGQKNQVNIYRLVTARSVEEDIVERAKKKMVLDHLVIQRMDTTGRTVLDKNGANNTTNPFNKDELSAILKFGAEELFKEDEDGDDELVCDIDEILKRAETRDEAPGMPGDELLSAFNVTTFDFDEEKETSAIRKPVKPPNEADQDCDTKDWDEIIPQNYRERIEAEERNKELNDLYLPPRRKTLQQLNQANEEGGGKKRKKRQTEDESGDDSDASEEGKSSKKAGGRGRPSNKEKITGFTDTELRRFIKSYKKFPAPLKRLEAIAMDSELQEKPLSDLKRVGELLQERCVQFMEHSKENEEKEKNSAEEKVKRGPRAAFSIRFGGVSFNVKTLLQCVEELQPLDDVLPANPEERSRWQLGIKTRPANFDVDWTTEDDSRLLRGIYQFGIGSWEAMKMEDSLSLSDKILSNDTEKKPQAKHLQSRAEYLLKIIRKNLELKKGVGKKPRRQRKPRCENKVISAETVQSPLSVNEFDANEGSSAEDKKISVPAKIKKLSESDSHHHDHETNSNGPKDDHKEQPKGKKERKKREKAKDTKKDKKKNTGPMHFTANNEPCALNIIGDLDPSVFNECKEKMRPVKKALKTLDNPDQTLPPQEQVNQTRACLLSIGNQINQCLSVYKDPEKIKEWRSNLWYFVSKFTEFDAKKLFKLYKHALKRSEGDESVEGSSGDKKKDHHHHHHHHHHHHHHAKDGTGSSQNSPVKEAKEKAEKVTKKLPGTPQALQTLGKIKKINKKDNGRNRQTTPVNTTPLAEQVKEKPGSERRERKDKKRQLGATGTPDRGGTGPVDVDTPHRKERDRYLGQDGYSNSETKDDGSHSKRKLEEGELDENSKEYKRLHGDGRHTRDRDNKWDDFSDRGGMRGGLPRGGAPGTPQSMRGGMYTDGGGRVAPYPEDRWSGRDRFSDHKRDRFEGYNRHPPSNYHRDHRDRDRGDRPYKDKRRYAPPPGGYTNNHYGMPPGSYYPPGESPYRYASGYDRGGGPSGVGPGGADYMDYRSGGGGRGDYDRRPPPPANS
- the LOC131428250 gene encoding chromodomain-helicase-DNA-binding protein 1 isoform X4, producing the protein MSQNSRWKSDTSEDSDVSEQDSSDNGTGSYGVRRAAAAAKKRPAPVAKPKAKKKKRAAAYSSDDGSESGEDHSRQGRNRNKTAVSYKEESGEEQTDSEDLLEIDAEQAEAAAAAAAEDEKTETIERIIGQRIGKKSATGAATTCYSIEESGDPNEGVDEKDSENTELQYLIKWTGWSYLHCTWESEETLKDQRVKGMKKLENYIKREKDIEYWREHQAGPEDIDYYECQQELQQDLLKSYYNVERVIAQVEKPEGGTDYLCKWESLPYADSTWEDASLIAKKWNKKLEEFHERENSRRTPSKHCKVIKYRPKFHHLKCQPEYLGEDRGLKLRDYQMDGLNWLILTWCKENSVILADEMGLGKTIQTICFLYYLYTAQQCYGPFLCVVPLSTMTAWQREFAIWAPDMNVVTYLGDVPSREIIRQYEWCFESNKKLKFNAILTTYEILLKDKTFLGSINWAALLVDEAHRLKNDDSLLYKALEEFDTNYRLLITGTPLQNSLKELWALLHFIMPNKFDSWEAFERNYGNTTNDKSYTKLHKELEPYILRRVKKDVEKSLPAKVEQILRVEMTSVQRQYYRWILTKNFDALRKGMKGSINTFLNIVIELKKCCNHALLTRPTEFETQTAASQDDVVVQLLKGSGKLVLLDKLLCRLKETGHRVLIFSQMVRMLDILAEYLQKRHFSFQRLDGSIKGEIRKQALDHFNAEGSTDFCFLLSTRAGGLGINLATADTVIIFDSDWNPQNDLQAQARAHRIGQKNQVNIYRLVTARSVEEDIVERAKKKMVLDHLVIQRMDTTGRTVLDKNGANNTTNPFNKDELSAILKFGAEELFKEDEDGDDELVCDIDEILKRAETRDEAPGMPGDELLSAFNVTTFDFDEEKETSAIRKPVKPPNEADQDCDTKDWDEIIPQNYRERIEAEERNKELNDLYLPPRRKTLQQLNQANEEGGGKKRKKRQTEDESGDDSDASEEGKSSKKAGGRGRPSNKEKITGFTDTELRRFIKSYKKFPAPLKRLEAIAMDSELQEKPLSDLKRVGELLQERCVQFMEHSKENEEKEKNSAEEKVKRGPRAAFSIRFGGVSFNVKTLLQCVEELQPLDDVLPANPEERSRWQLGIKTRPANFDVDWTTEDDSRLLRGIYQFGIGSWEAMKMEDSLSLSDKILSNDTEKKPQAKHLQSRAEYLLKIIRKNLELKKGVGKKPRRQRKPRCENKVISAETVQSPLSVNEFDANEGSSAEDKKISVPAKIKKLSESDSHHHDHETNSNGPKDDHKEQPKGKKERKKREKAKDTKKDKKKNTGPMHFTANNEPCALNIIGDLDPSVFNECKEKMRPVKKALKTLDNPDQTLPPQEQVNQTRACLLSIGNQINQCLSVYKDPEKIKEWRSNLWYFVSKFTEFDAKKLFKLYKHALKRSEGDESVEGSSGDKKKDHHHHHHHHHHHHHHAKDGTGSSQNSPVKEAKEKAEKVTKKLPGTPQALQTLGKIKKINKKDNGRNRQTTPVNTTPLAEQVKEKPGSERRERKDKKRQLGATGTPDRGGTGPVDVDTPHRKERDRYLGQDGYSNSETKDDGSHSKRKLEEGELDENSKEYKRLHGDGRHTRDRDNKWDDFSDRGGMRGGLPRGGAPGTPQSMRGGMYTDGGGRVAPYPEDRWSGRDRFSDHKRDRFEGYNRHPPSNYHRDHRDRDRGDRPYKDKRRYAPPPGGYTNNHYGMPPGSYYPPGESPYRYASGYDRGGGPSGVGPGGADYMDYRSGGGGRGDYDRRPPPPANS
- the LOC131428250 gene encoding chromodomain-helicase-DNA-binding protein 1 isoform X2, whose translation is MSKVTEESENVSNNLPGLKETSHVFERRNYGKLQLKASLVTACRWEGDSLSKEEKSDSENESGNDSHSESGSSDSDSDNGSESSSASSSDNEQNSSNNTSHNDVAHNSVRPEANGNASEVEEEEEESNSNAVHNESKTGDEDESDNDASGATEDQSGLEQNSSPVKDVKSAAGSDHPSESGSEDSGEEQHNSDSEDSGKPSNASQSQEEEEEEQDGSQNSDDEEDQNELSSKSSYDDEDYAANNRRNNARKKAANAQAKRKATAAAPPKKKKKSRWKSDTSEDSDVSEQDSSDNGTGSYGVRRAAAAAKKRPAPVAKPKAKKKKRAAAYSSDDGSESGEDHSRQGRNRNKTAVSYKEESGEEQTDSEDLLEIDAEQAEAAAAAAAEDEKTETIERIIGQRIGKKSATGAATTCYSIEESGDPNEGVDEKDSENTELQYLIKWTGWSYLHCTWESEETLKDQRVKGMKKLENYIKREKDIEYWREHQAGPEDIDYYECQQELQQDLLKSYYNVERVIAQVEKPEGGTDYLCKWESLPYADSTWEDASLIAKKWNKKLEEFHERENSRRTPSKHCKVIKYRPKFHHLKCQPEYLGEDRGLKLRDYQMDGLNWLILTWCKENSVILADEMGLGKTIQTICFLYYLYTAQQCYGPFLCVVPLSTMTAWQREFAIWAPDMNVVTYLGDVPSREIIRQYEWCFESNKKLKFNAILTTYEILLKDKTFLGSINWAALLVDEAHRLKNDDSLLYKALEEFDTNYRLLITGTPLQNSLKELWALLHFIMPNKFDSWEAFERNYGNTTNDKSYTKLHKELEPYILRRVKKDVEKSLPAKVEQILRVEMTSVQRQYYRWILTKNFDALRKGMKGSINTFLNIVIELKKCCNHALLTRPTEFETQTAASQDDVVVQLLKGSGKLVLLDKLLCRLKETGHRVLIFSQMVRMLDILAEYLQKRHFSFQRLDGSIKGEIRKQALDHFNAEGSTDFCFLLSTRAGGLGINLATADTVIIFDSDWNPQNDLQAQARAHRIGQKNQVNIYRLVTARSVEEDIVERAKKKMVLDHLVIQRMDTTGRTVLDKNGANNTTNPFNKDELSAILKFGAEELFKEDEDGDDELVCDIDEILKRAETRDEAPGMPGDELLSAFNVTTFDFDEEKETSAIRKPVKPPNEADQDCDTKDWDEIIPQNYRERIEAEERNKELNDLYLPPRRKTLQQLNQANEEGGGKKRKKRQTEDESGDDSDASEEGKSSKKAGGRGRPSNKEKITGFTDTELRRFIKSYKKFPAPLKRLEAIAMDSELQEKPLSDLKRVGELLQERCVQFMEHSKENEEKEKNSAEEKVKRGPRAAFSIRFGGVSFNVKTLLQCVEELQPLDDVLPANPEERSRWQLGIKTRPANFDVDWTTEDDSRLLRGIYQFGIGSWEAMKMEDSLSLSDKILSNDTEKKPQAKHLQSRAEYLLKIIRKNLELKKGVGKKPRRQRKPRCENKVISAETVQSPLSVNEFDANEGSSAEDKKISVPAKIKKLSESDSHHHDHETNSNGPKDDHKEQPKGKKERKKREKAKDTKKDKKKNTGPMHFTANNEPCALNIIGDLDPSVFNECKEKMRPVKKALKTLDNPDQTLPPQEQVNQTRACLLSIGNQINQCLSVYKDPEKIKEWRSNLWYFVSKFTEFDAKKLFKLYKHALKRSEGDESVEGSSGDKKKDHHHHHHHHHHHHHHAKDGTGSSQNSPVKEAKEKAEKVTKKLPGTPQALQTLGKIKKINKKDNGRNRQTTPVNTTPLAEQVKEKPGSERRERKDKKRQLGATGTPDRGGTGPVDVDTPHRKERDRYLGQDGYSNSETKDDGSHSKRKLEEGELDENSKEYKRLHGDGRHTRDRDNKWDDFSDRGGMRGGLPRGGAPGTPQSMRGGMYTDGGGRVAPYPEDRWSGRDRFSDHKRDRFEGYNRHPPSNYHRDHRDRDRGDRPYKDKRRYAPPPGGYTNNHYGMPPGSYYPPGESPYRYASGYDRGGGPSGVGPGGADYMDYRSGGGGRGDYDRRPPPPANS